In one window of Leifsonia sp. NPDC080035 DNA:
- a CDS encoding carbohydrate kinase family protein, which produces MIVRPLHEGAELLFAGDIFCDVVFAGVDVPEVGAEVYADAFTITAGGVANRAVAAARAGASTLLLSRLGDDPLGEHLHRMLDAEPGLGTQLLERVPGHQSPVTVSLTTPEDRSFITYQEDLGHQEVPETLGPIGATNVGIARELPEWVARLRAAGTTIVGGVGWDHTGEWSADVLDRLAEVDVFVPNHVEAMRYTRTDDPILAAKALAERVPLAVVTRGPRGVVAVDSARGEIVEVDAVPVPVVDPTGAGDVFVATFMASAGRDWDLRTRLRFASLSATISVTGLGGAASAPRPRDLTDFVERHKPSGDWSFLDRTPEPAH; this is translated from the coding sequence GTGATCGTACGACCGCTGCACGAAGGAGCCGAGCTCCTGTTCGCCGGCGACATCTTCTGCGATGTCGTCTTCGCCGGTGTCGACGTCCCCGAGGTGGGCGCCGAAGTGTACGCCGATGCGTTCACCATCACCGCGGGCGGGGTGGCGAACCGCGCGGTGGCGGCGGCACGGGCCGGAGCATCCACGCTGCTGCTCTCCCGGCTGGGCGACGACCCGCTCGGCGAGCACCTGCACCGGATGCTGGATGCGGAGCCAGGACTCGGCACCCAGCTGCTGGAGCGCGTGCCCGGACACCAGAGCCCCGTCACGGTCTCGCTCACGACCCCCGAGGACCGCTCCTTCATCACCTACCAGGAGGACCTGGGCCACCAGGAGGTGCCGGAGACGCTCGGCCCGATCGGCGCGACCAACGTCGGGATCGCGCGCGAGCTGCCGGAGTGGGTGGCGCGGCTGCGCGCGGCGGGCACGACGATCGTCGGCGGCGTGGGCTGGGACCACACCGGCGAGTGGTCGGCCGACGTGCTCGACCGGCTCGCCGAGGTCGACGTGTTCGTCCCCAACCACGTGGAGGCGATGCGCTACACCCGCACCGACGACCCGATCCTCGCCGCGAAGGCCCTCGCCGAGCGCGTCCCGCTCGCGGTCGTCACGCGCGGTCCGCGCGGCGTCGTCGCCGTGGACTCCGCCCGCGGCGAGATCGTGGAGGTGGACGCGGTGCCGGTGCCGGTCGTCGACCCGACCGGCGCGGGCGACGTCTTCGTCGCCACCTTCATGGCCTCCGCCGGACGCGACTGGGACCTGCGTACCCGGTTGCGCTTCGCCTCGCTCAGCGCCACCATCTCGGTCACCGGCCTCGGCGGCGCCGCCAGCGCGCCCCGGCCGCGCGACCTCACCGACTTCGTCGAACGCCACAAGCCCTCCGGGGACTGGTCGTTCCTCGACCGCACACCCGAACCGGCGCACTGA
- a CDS encoding extracellular solute-binding protein produces MKKRTSTATLLAGALTAIALGLTACAPGGSAPAASQSLGPVSKDIGSGKITLTVWDQNTDGGIDDAQKQLNAAFEKKYPNVTIKRVSRSFSDLKTTLKLALSGDNPPDVVQANQGYPDMGAFVKAGLLRPVDDYADLYKWTDYYPSSLLKLNSFSSDGKTWQGDKLYGVSQTGELVGLYYNRAVLQKAGISEPPTTLDELTADMAKVKAAGALPLSYGDVEKSPGIHLYGFALSALAGSQKVNDLVKGTSGSWTGDDEVKAASVVQGWQKSGYITPGANGVSRDAAVASFGKGGAAFLITGTWYLATLADAAASKDIGFTALKPAGSDTPVTMGGEGLAWAMTSKTKNANAAAAYIDFITDKNASEVLVKTGNLPTVVPSDATPATGTVTGDITANYMTISKSNGITPYLDYATPTFYDTLTAAAQDLIAEKATPEQFGQKLQDDYAAFTKSNG; encoded by the coding sequence ATGAAGAAACGCACCAGCACCGCGACGCTGCTCGCCGGCGCCCTCACGGCGATCGCGCTCGGACTCACCGCCTGCGCCCCCGGCGGCTCCGCTCCCGCCGCGTCCCAGAGCCTCGGACCGGTGTCGAAGGACATCGGGTCGGGGAAGATCACCCTCACCGTGTGGGACCAGAACACCGACGGCGGCATCGACGACGCGCAGAAGCAGCTCAACGCCGCGTTCGAGAAGAAGTACCCGAACGTCACCATCAAGCGGGTCTCGCGGTCGTTCTCCGACCTCAAGACCACCCTCAAGCTCGCACTCTCCGGTGACAACCCGCCGGACGTGGTGCAGGCGAACCAGGGCTACCCGGACATGGGCGCCTTCGTGAAGGCAGGCCTGCTGCGCCCGGTCGATGACTACGCCGACCTCTACAAGTGGACCGACTACTACCCCTCCAGCCTCCTGAAGCTGAACTCGTTCTCCTCCGACGGCAAGACCTGGCAGGGCGACAAGCTGTACGGCGTCTCCCAGACGGGCGAGCTCGTCGGCCTCTACTACAACCGCGCCGTGCTGCAGAAGGCGGGCATCAGCGAGCCTCCGACCACGCTCGACGAGCTCACCGCCGACATGGCGAAGGTGAAGGCGGCGGGCGCCCTCCCGCTCAGCTACGGCGATGTGGAGAAGAGCCCCGGCATCCACCTGTACGGCTTCGCGCTCTCGGCGCTCGCCGGCTCGCAGAAGGTCAACGACCTGGTCAAGGGCACCAGCGGCTCCTGGACCGGCGACGACGAGGTGAAAGCCGCGAGCGTCGTGCAGGGCTGGCAGAAGTCCGGATACATCACCCCTGGCGCCAACGGCGTCTCGCGGGATGCCGCGGTCGCGTCCTTCGGCAAGGGTGGCGCCGCCTTCCTCATCACCGGCACCTGGTACCTGGCGACGCTGGCGGATGCGGCCGCGTCCAAGGACATCGGGTTCACCGCCCTGAAGCCCGCCGGGTCCGACACCCCGGTCACGATGGGCGGAGAGGGCCTGGCCTGGGCGATGACCTCGAAGACCAAGAACGCCAACGCGGCGGCGGCCTACATCGACTTCATCACCGACAAGAACGCCTCCGAGGTGCTGGTGAAGACGGGCAACCTGCCGACGGTCGTCCCGAGCGACGCCACCCCGGCGACGGGCACCGTCACCGGTGACATCACGGCGAACTACATGACGATCTCGAAGAGCAACGGCATCACGCCGTACCTCGACTACGCGACGCCGACCTTCTACGACACCCTGACCGCCGCCGCGCAGGACCTGATCGCCGAGAAGGCGACGCCCGAGCAGTTCGGCCAGAAGCTGCAGGACGACTACGCGGCGTTCACGAAGAGCAACGGATGA
- a CDS encoding sugar ABC transporter permease — MTVTAHPNEQAAPAATRAAGATRPGRAGRGGRGGRRRRRSLKAYLYVLPAFVVFAIFLGWPFIQTIQYSFYNWDGLSPATWAGFANYVSVFTDTELRGAFGHALVLMVFYAAVPILLALFLTALISRANRLRGMSVYRTVLFLPQVIASVVVATIWVSIYSQDGLVNQTLRLLGLDALTRVWLGDYSFALPAIGFVGTWLNIGLCLVLFLSGVGNIQPELFEAARLDGAGAVREFFSITLPALRGQIAVALTLTVVSALKTFDLVYVTTGGGPGTSTTVPAFEAYNRAFNTGQVGSAAAVAIALTVVIMIVTALISRIQPKDVQ; from the coding sequence ATGACCGTGACCGCTCATCCGAACGAGCAGGCGGCCCCGGCCGCCACCCGGGCGGCCGGGGCCACGCGCCCCGGCCGCGCCGGTCGCGGCGGGCGCGGCGGGCGCCGCCGCAGGCGCAGCCTGAAGGCCTACCTCTACGTGCTGCCGGCCTTCGTCGTCTTCGCGATCTTCCTGGGCTGGCCGTTCATCCAGACGATCCAGTACTCGTTCTACAACTGGGACGGGCTCTCGCCCGCGACCTGGGCCGGCTTCGCGAACTACGTGTCGGTCTTCACGGACACCGAGCTGCGCGGGGCGTTCGGGCACGCGCTGGTGCTGATGGTGTTCTACGCGGCGGTGCCGATCCTGCTCGCGCTGTTCCTCACCGCGCTGATCTCGCGGGCCAACCGGCTGCGCGGGATGAGCGTCTACCGCACCGTGCTGTTCCTCCCGCAGGTCATCGCCTCCGTCGTCGTGGCGACCATCTGGGTCTCGATCTACTCGCAGGACGGCCTGGTCAACCAGACCCTGCGGCTGCTCGGCCTCGACGCGCTCACCCGGGTGTGGCTCGGCGACTACAGCTTCGCCCTCCCCGCGATCGGCTTCGTCGGCACCTGGCTGAACATCGGCCTGTGCCTCGTGCTGTTCCTCTCCGGCGTCGGAAACATCCAGCCGGAGCTGTTCGAGGCGGCGCGCCTGGACGGAGCCGGGGCGGTGCGCGAGTTCTTCTCCATCACACTGCCTGCGCTGCGCGGTCAGATCGCGGTGGCGCTCACGCTCACGGTCGTCTCCGCACTGAAGACCTTCGACCTCGTCTACGTGACGACCGGGGGAGGCCCCGGCACCTCGACGACGGTCCCGGCGTTCGAAGCGTACAACCGCGCGTTCAACACCGGGCAGGTCGGCTCGGCGGCGGCCGTGGCGATCGCGCTGACCGTCGTCATCATGATCGTCACCGCCCTCATCAGCCGCATCCAGCCGAAGGACGTGCAATGA
- a CDS encoding carbohydrate ABC transporter permease: MRLTRREKIVDYVVLTVFALFAIVPLIGVLFSAVTPPSENEGGLALPTKIDLGNFTAAWSEGHFGTYMFSSVVVTLGVVVLTTLLAVLAGFAFARLDFPGSGIIFFVMLAGLMLPAEAFIIPLYFNLRSVGLTDTYQSLILPQTAQSLAFAIFWMRNQFRSFPGEIIEAARIDGARDIRVLWQVIVPPSLAPIMTMCVLVAMWTWNEFLMPLVLITSEERRTAPLGLAFFKGEHLTDYSLLSAAGIIVAIPIVVLYFVLQKRFISGMLGGISAK; encoded by the coding sequence ATGAGACTGACCAGACGCGAGAAGATCGTCGACTACGTCGTCCTCACCGTGTTCGCGCTCTTCGCCATCGTTCCCCTGATCGGCGTGCTGTTCTCGGCGGTGACGCCGCCGTCGGAGAACGAGGGCGGCCTCGCGCTTCCGACGAAGATCGACCTCGGCAACTTCACCGCCGCGTGGTCCGAGGGCCACTTCGGCACCTACATGTTCTCGAGCGTCGTGGTGACGCTCGGCGTCGTCGTGCTCACCACCCTCCTCGCGGTTCTCGCCGGCTTCGCGTTCGCCCGGCTCGACTTCCCCGGCTCCGGGATCATCTTCTTCGTCATGCTGGCCGGCCTGATGCTGCCCGCCGAGGCGTTCATCATCCCGCTGTACTTCAATCTCCGGAGCGTCGGGCTCACCGACACGTACCAGAGCCTGATCCTTCCGCAGACGGCCCAGTCGCTGGCCTTCGCGATCTTCTGGATGCGCAACCAATTCCGCTCCTTCCCCGGCGAGATCATCGAGGCGGCCCGCATCGACGGCGCCCGCGACATCCGGGTGCTCTGGCAGGTGATCGTGCCGCCGTCGCTCGCGCCGATCATGACGATGTGCGTGCTCGTCGCGATGTGGACGTGGAACGAGTTCCTGATGCCCCTCGTGCTCATCACGAGCGAGGAGCGCCGGACGGCCCCGCTCGGGCTCGCGTTCTTCAAGGGCGAGCACCTCACCGACTACTCGCTGCTGAGCGCCGCAGGCATCATCGTGGCCATCCCGATCGTCGTGCTCTACTTCGTGCTGCAGAAGCGCTTCATCTCGGGGATGCTCGGGGGGATCTCGGCGAAGTAG
- a CDS encoding metallophosphoesterase → MTRGSGLRPVGVALATLAGAGAAAFAYGSLIERRAFTLREVSVPVLPAGSQPIRVLHLSDLHMAPWQSDKQAWVRSLARLQPDLVVDTGDNLSHENGIEGIRAALDAFRGVPGVFVHGSNDYFGPQLKNPLKYFVGPSKRSSSSAPRLDDAALTAYLRDLGWLDLNNAAGALDIRGTHLELFGVNDPHIRYDRVEAIPGALDELRENDPYADDATWLDDTPRPERPTVTIGVVHAPYRRVLDAFVTYGAEMIFAGHTHGGQVCVPGFGALVTNCDIPRSQVKGLSIWRHAFRSAYLNVSAGLGTSIYAPVRFACRPEATLVTLTASE, encoded by the coding sequence GTGACGCGCGGGTCCGGCCTCCGCCCGGTGGGCGTCGCCCTGGCGACGCTCGCCGGGGCGGGCGCGGCCGCCTTCGCGTACGGGTCGCTCATCGAGCGGCGCGCCTTCACGCTGCGCGAGGTCTCCGTCCCCGTCCTCCCGGCAGGGTCGCAGCCCATCCGCGTGCTGCATCTGTCGGACCTGCACATGGCGCCGTGGCAGAGCGACAAGCAGGCGTGGGTGCGGTCGTTGGCGCGGCTGCAGCCGGATCTCGTCGTCGACACCGGCGACAACCTCAGCCACGAGAACGGCATCGAGGGGATCCGGGCGGCCCTGGATGCGTTCCGCGGCGTCCCCGGCGTGTTCGTCCACGGGTCGAACGACTACTTCGGGCCTCAGCTGAAGAACCCGCTCAAGTACTTCGTCGGTCCGTCGAAGAGGAGCTCCTCTTCGGCCCCGCGACTGGACGATGCCGCGCTGACCGCGTACCTGCGCGACCTCGGCTGGCTGGACCTGAACAACGCGGCGGGGGCGCTCGACATCCGCGGCACCCACCTCGAGCTCTTCGGCGTCAACGACCCGCACATCCGCTACGACCGCGTCGAGGCGATCCCGGGCGCACTGGACGAGCTGCGCGAGAACGACCCGTACGCGGACGACGCGACCTGGCTGGACGACACGCCACGTCCCGAGCGCCCCACCGTGACCATCGGCGTCGTGCACGCTCCTTATCGCCGCGTGCTGGACGCGTTCGTCACGTATGGCGCCGAGATGATCTTCGCCGGCCACACCCACGGCGGTCAGGTCTGCGTGCCCGGTTTCGGCGCGCTGGTGACGAACTGCGACATCCCGCGGTCGCAGGTGAAGGGGCTCAGCATCTGGCGCCACGCGTTCCGGTCCGCCTACCTGAACGTCTCCGCTGGACTCGGCACGTCCATCTACGCGCCGGTGCGTTTCGCCTGCCGCCCGGAGGCGACCCTCGTCACGCTGACCGCGTCCGAGTGA
- a CDS encoding transglycosylase domain-containing protein, with translation MLGAVGAFVGMSAVAGLLVTAAVTPAIAVTGMAANNSIGVFEGLPEYLEIGQLAQPTTIYASNGYPLATFYSQNRLPVGFDKMSQAVKDAAVAGEDPRFYSHGGVDIQGTVRGVLSTVSGGGVQGGSSITQQYVKNVLLQKCEAMPQKTKAEKATYQECVVDSTGVSPDRKVKEMKYAIGLEKKYSKDEILQGYLNIAGFGGSVYGIEAAAKYYYNTTAAALTPAQAASLVAIVNEPTSLKLDDPESKSNGKANGYAKNKERRDYILDKMYQYKKLTKAQHDLAIKTPIQPKITPSTRGCQTAGGAAYFCDYVQKIFLQDPAFGKDRDTRTANLNRGGYKIYTTLDVDLQKVAEDTLNDWMPKDYSQTVGGALVGVQPGTGRVLYMAQNKDYSQDPEVVATDPVRYTSVNFNTDSEYGGSSGFQPGSTYKVFTLAEWLKQGHSLYETVNARVQTYGGSNWPFTNSCTDSGGGPWKPTNDDFSNPGTMNALAATQGSVNTAFVGMAKQLDLCNIKKDAEAFGVHSAVPGKELGSTAASILGTNEIAPLTMATAFAGIANKGTVCTPIAIDKIVDGQGKAVAAPASKCSQAVDEKVAAAMAYALKRVVTGGTASGINDTNHDMLGKTGTSDDALHVWLVAATTKVAGAYWAGNIEGSTSMREISPAHGYTVATARNRVQESMMSAAASKYGGDPFPEVDGDLMRGVQVTVPDVSGKAPAEAKSILTGLGFDVQDGPQVDSAQPAGTVATTDPGAGSSIGKGSVITLNISNGSQVVVPDVVGKKLSDARATLSAAGFGVKVAGGNAPDAIVESMNPGANTPAKKGTQITLTVKKSAPATTTPQPGGQ, from the coding sequence GTGCTCGGTGCGGTCGGCGCGTTCGTCGGCATGAGTGCTGTGGCCGGTCTTCTGGTCACCGCCGCCGTCACCCCCGCCATCGCAGTGACAGGGATGGCCGCCAACAACAGCATCGGCGTGTTCGAGGGCCTCCCCGAATACCTCGAGATCGGTCAGCTCGCGCAGCCGACCACCATCTACGCCTCCAACGGTTACCCGCTCGCGACCTTCTACTCGCAGAACCGCCTCCCGGTGGGCTTCGACAAGATGTCGCAGGCGGTCAAGGATGCGGCCGTCGCCGGTGAGGACCCGCGCTTCTATTCGCACGGCGGCGTCGACATCCAGGGCACCGTCCGCGGCGTCCTCTCGACCGTCTCCGGCGGCGGCGTCCAGGGCGGTTCCTCGATCACCCAGCAGTACGTGAAGAACGTGCTGCTGCAGAAGTGCGAGGCCATGCCGCAGAAGACCAAGGCCGAGAAGGCGACCTACCAGGAGTGCGTCGTCGACTCCACCGGCGTCTCCCCCGACCGCAAGGTCAAGGAGATGAAGTACGCGATCGGCCTGGAGAAGAAGTACTCCAAGGACGAGATCCTCCAGGGCTACCTGAACATCGCCGGGTTCGGCGGCTCCGTGTACGGCATCGAGGCCGCCGCGAAGTACTACTACAACACGACCGCGGCGGCGCTGACGCCGGCGCAGGCCGCGAGCCTGGTCGCCATCGTCAACGAGCCGACCAGCCTGAAGCTCGACGACCCGGAGTCGAAGTCCAACGGCAAGGCCAACGGCTACGCCAAGAACAAAGAGCGTCGCGACTACATCCTCGACAAGATGTACCAGTACAAGAAGCTCACCAAGGCGCAGCACGACCTGGCGATCAAGACGCCGATCCAGCCGAAGATTACTCCGTCCACCCGCGGCTGCCAGACCGCAGGCGGCGCCGCCTACTTCTGCGACTACGTGCAGAAGATCTTCCTGCAGGACCCCGCGTTCGGCAAGGACAGGGACACCCGCACCGCGAACCTGAACCGCGGCGGCTACAAGATCTACACGACGCTCGACGTCGACCTGCAGAAGGTCGCGGAGGACACGCTCAACGACTGGATGCCGAAGGACTATTCGCAGACCGTCGGCGGTGCGCTCGTCGGCGTCCAGCCCGGCACCGGACGCGTGCTCTACATGGCCCAGAACAAGGACTACTCGCAGGACCCCGAGGTCGTGGCTACCGACCCTGTGCGCTACACGAGCGTTAACTTCAACACGGACAGCGAGTACGGCGGCTCCAGCGGCTTCCAGCCCGGCTCCACCTACAAGGTGTTCACGCTCGCCGAGTGGCTCAAGCAGGGTCACTCGCTGTACGAGACGGTGAACGCGCGGGTCCAGACATACGGCGGATCCAACTGGCCGTTCACCAACTCGTGCACCGATTCGGGCGGTGGGCCGTGGAAGCCGACGAATGACGACTTCAGCAATCCCGGCACCATGAATGCGCTCGCTGCCACCCAGGGCTCGGTCAACACCGCGTTCGTCGGCATGGCCAAGCAGCTGGACCTCTGCAACATCAAGAAGGACGCCGAGGCGTTCGGCGTCCACTCCGCGGTGCCGGGCAAGGAGCTCGGCTCCACCGCGGCGAGCATCCTCGGCACCAACGAGATCGCACCGCTCACGATGGCCACCGCCTTCGCGGGCATCGCCAACAAGGGCACGGTGTGCACCCCGATCGCGATCGACAAGATCGTCGACGGCCAGGGCAAGGCCGTCGCTGCGCCAGCCTCGAAGTGCAGCCAGGCCGTGGATGAGAAGGTCGCCGCTGCGATGGCCTACGCACTCAAGCGCGTGGTGACCGGCGGAACGGCCTCTGGCATCAACGACACGAACCACGACATGCTCGGCAAGACCGGAACCTCCGATGACGCCCTGCACGTCTGGCTGGTCGCCGCGACGACCAAGGTCGCGGGCGCCTACTGGGCGGGAAACATCGAGGGCTCCACCTCGATGCGAGAGATCAGCCCCGCCCACGGTTACACGGTCGCCACCGCCCGTAATCGCGTGCAGGAGTCCATGATGTCTGCAGCGGCCTCCAAGTACGGCGGCGACCCGTTCCCGGAGGTGGACGGCGACCTCATGCGCGGCGTCCAGGTCACGGTCCCCGACGTCTCCGGCAAGGCGCCGGCCGAGGCGAAGTCGATCCTCACCGGCCTCGGTTTCGACGTGCAGGATGGCCCCCAGGTCGACTCGGCGCAGCCGGCGGGCACGGTCGCGACGACCGATCCTGGCGCGGGCTCGTCGATCGGCAAGGGCAGCGTGATCACCCTGAACATCAGTAACGGCTCGCAGGTCGTGGTGCCGGACGTGGTCGGCAAGAAGCTGTCCGACGCCCGGGCGACGCTCAGCGCTGCCGGGTTCGGTGTGAAGGTCGCCGGAGGCAACGCGCCCGACGCCATCGTCGAGTCGATGAACCCCGGTGCGAACACTCCGGCGAAGAAGGGCACGCAGATCACCCTGACCGTCAAGAAGAGCGCGCCGGCGACAACGACACCGCAGCCGGGCGGCCAGTGA
- a CDS encoding RidA family protein, giving the protein MAGIEARLAELGIDLPDVVPPVAAYTPAVVDGNHVYTSGQLPMVSGALPATGKVGDGHGLVPPDDAKDYARTCALNALAAVKSVIGSLDRVTRVVKVVGFVSSDPSFTGQPGVINGASEVLGEIFGDAGVHARSAVGVAVLPLDAPVEVELIVAFD; this is encoded by the coding sequence ATGGCCGGCATCGAGGCGCGTCTCGCCGAGCTCGGGATCGATCTGCCGGACGTCGTTCCGCCCGTCGCCGCGTACACGCCGGCCGTCGTGGACGGGAACCACGTCTACACCTCCGGGCAGCTGCCGATGGTCTCCGGAGCGCTTCCGGCGACCGGGAAGGTCGGCGACGGCCACGGCCTGGTGCCGCCGGACGACGCCAAGGACTACGCCCGCACCTGCGCGCTCAACGCGCTCGCCGCCGTGAAGAGCGTCATCGGCTCCCTCGACCGGGTCACCCGCGTGGTGAAGGTCGTCGGATTCGTGTCCTCCGACCCGTCGTTCACCGGCCAGCCGGGCGTGATCAACGGCGCGTCCGAGGTCCTCGGTGAGATCTTCGGCGACGCCGGGGTGCACGCGCGCTCGGCCGTCGGAGTCGCCGTCCTCCCGCTCGACGCCCCCGTCGAGGTCGAGCTCATCGTCGCCTTCGACTAG
- the acs gene encoding acetate--CoA ligase: protein MSNTIDNLLHEARRFAPSEEFAASAVATAELAERAAEDRLGFWADQARELLHWNTPFTRTLDWSNPPFAKWFDDGELNVAYNCLDRHVLAGNGDRVAIHWEGEPGDTRTLTYAELTAEVKKAANLLTSLGIQAGDRVAIYLPMIPEAVIAMLAVARIGAVHSVVFGGFSAESLRSRIDDAEAKLVITADGGWRKGRVFPLKDAVDAALQGGDSTVEHVLVVKRGENEVAWTEGRDLWWQDEIALVDSDHVAKAFPAENPLFILYTSGTTGKPKGILHTSGGYLTQAAYTHKNVFDLHPESDVYWCSADVGWITGHTYVVYGPLANGATQVMYEGTPETPHPGRWWEIIEKYKVSIFYTAPTAIRSFMKLGRQHPQQFDLSSLRVLGSVGEPINPEAWMWYREVIGGNRTPIVDTWWQTETGAIMVSALPGITTLKPGSAQVPLPGISIDILDEAGEPVGKDQGGLLVVTEPWPSMLRGIWGDPERFKETYWSKFGDKYFAGDGARYDKDGEIWLMGRVDDVMNVSGHRLSTAEIESALVANPMVAEAAVVGAADETTGQAVVAFVIIKQSHLEEAGAEDAAQVLRKHVSEQIGAIARPRDIYIVTELPKTRSGKIMRRLLKDVAEGREVGDTTTLADTAVMSSIQSKLS from the coding sequence ATGAGCAACACAATCGACAACCTGCTTCACGAGGCCCGCCGCTTCGCGCCGAGCGAGGAGTTCGCCGCCAGCGCGGTGGCCACCGCAGAGCTCGCCGAACGAGCGGCGGAGGACCGCCTCGGGTTCTGGGCGGACCAGGCCCGCGAACTGCTGCACTGGAACACCCCCTTCACCCGCACCCTCGACTGGTCGAACCCGCCGTTCGCGAAGTGGTTCGACGACGGCGAGCTCAACGTCGCCTACAACTGCCTCGACCGGCACGTGCTCGCCGGCAACGGCGACCGCGTCGCGATCCACTGGGAGGGCGAGCCGGGCGACACCCGCACCCTCACCTACGCGGAGCTCACGGCGGAGGTCAAGAAGGCGGCGAACCTGCTGACCAGCCTCGGCATCCAGGCAGGAGACCGCGTCGCCATCTACCTCCCGATGATCCCGGAAGCGGTCATCGCGATGCTCGCCGTCGCGCGCATCGGCGCCGTGCACTCCGTGGTCTTCGGCGGCTTCAGCGCCGAGAGCCTCCGCTCGCGCATCGACGACGCCGAGGCGAAGCTCGTGATCACGGCGGACGGCGGCTGGCGCAAGGGTCGGGTCTTCCCGCTGAAGGATGCGGTCGACGCGGCCCTGCAGGGCGGCGACAGCACGGTCGAGCACGTCCTCGTCGTCAAGCGGGGCGAGAACGAGGTGGCGTGGACCGAGGGTCGCGACCTGTGGTGGCAGGACGAGATCGCACTGGTCGACTCCGACCACGTCGCCAAGGCCTTCCCTGCCGAGAACCCGCTGTTCATCCTGTACACCTCGGGCACCACCGGGAAGCCGAAGGGCATCCTGCACACCTCCGGCGGCTACCTGACGCAGGCCGCGTACACGCACAAGAACGTCTTCGACCTGCACCCGGAGTCGGACGTCTACTGGTGCAGCGCCGACGTCGGCTGGATCACCGGCCACACCTACGTCGTCTACGGGCCGCTCGCCAACGGCGCGACCCAGGTGATGTACGAGGGCACCCCGGAGACGCCGCATCCCGGCCGCTGGTGGGAGATCATCGAGAAGTACAAGGTCTCGATCTTCTACACGGCGCCGACCGCCATCCGCTCGTTCATGAAGCTCGGGCGGCAGCACCCGCAGCAGTTCGACCTCTCCAGCCTGCGCGTGCTCGGCTCCGTCGGTGAGCCGATCAACCCCGAGGCATGGATGTGGTACCGCGAGGTCATCGGCGGCAACCGCACCCCGATCGTCGACACGTGGTGGCAGACCGAGACCGGCGCGATCATGGTGTCCGCGCTCCCCGGGATCACGACTCTGAAGCCGGGAAGCGCGCAGGTGCCGCTGCCCGGGATCTCGATCGACATCCTGGACGAGGCCGGCGAGCCGGTCGGCAAGGACCAGGGCGGCCTCCTCGTCGTCACGGAGCCCTGGCCGAGCATGCTGCGCGGCATCTGGGGCGACCCCGAGCGCTTCAAGGAGACCTACTGGTCGAAGTTCGGCGACAAGTACTTCGCCGGGGACGGCGCACGGTACGACAAGGACGGCGAGATCTGGCTGATGGGCCGCGTGGACGACGTGATGAACGTCTCCGGCCACCGCCTGTCGACCGCGGAGATCGAGTCGGCGCTCGTCGCGAACCCGATGGTGGCCGAGGCCGCCGTCGTCGGCGCCGCGGACGAGACCACGGGCCAGGCGGTGGTGGCGTTCGTCATCATCAAGCAGTCCCACCTCGAGGAGGCGGGAGCCGAGGACGCGGCGCAGGTCCTGCGCAAGCACGTCTCCGAGCAGATCGGCGCGATCGCGCGGCCGCGCGACATCTACATCGTGACCGAGCTGCCGAAGACCCGCTCGGGCAAGATCATGCGCCGGCTGCTGAAGGATGTGGCGGAGGGCCGCGAGGTCGGCGACACCACCACGCTGGCGGACACGGCCGTGATGAGCTCCATTCAGAGCAAGCTCTCCTAG